A genomic stretch from Anaerococcus mediterraneensis includes:
- the rpsR gene encoding 30S ribosomal protein S18 — MAPRRFKPRKKVDPFVKDPSKVIDYKDVETLKRFVTDRGKILPRRVTGLNAKHQREITRAIKRARQVALLPYEEQ; from the coding sequence ATGGCACCTAGAAGATTTAAACCAAGAAAAAAGGTAGATCCATTTGTAAAAGACCCATCTAAGGTAATAGACTATAAAGATGTTGAAACTCTAAAAAGATTTGTTACTGACAGAGGTAAGATTCTTCCAAGAAGAGTTACAGGTCTAAATGCAAAACATCAAAGAGAAATCACAAGAGCAATCAAAAGAGCTAGACAAGTAGCTTTATTGCCTTACGAAGAACAATAA